The following are encoded in a window of Lacinutrix sp. WUR7 genomic DNA:
- the lptB gene encoding LPS export ABC transporter ATP-binding protein, which produces MKLRAEHLMKSYNGRKVVKDVSLEVNQGEIVGLLGPNGAGKTTSFYMIVGLIKPNGGNIYLDDTNITKYPMYKRAQNGIGYLAQEASVFRKLSIEDNILSVLQLTKLSKKEQHDKMESLIEEFGLGHIRKSRGDLLSGGERRRTEIARALATDPNFILLDEPFAGVDPVAVEDIQRIIAKLTKKNIGILITDHNVQETLAITDRTYLMFEGGILKAGKPEELAADEMVRKVYLGQNFELRRTKLDF; this is translated from the coding sequence ATGAAACTTAGAGCAGAACATTTAATGAAGTCCTATAACGGAAGAAAAGTGGTGAAAGACGTTTCTTTAGAAGTAAATCAAGGAGAAATTGTTGGACTTTTAGGACCTAATGGTGCAGGAAAAACGACTTCGTTTTATATGATTGTTGGACTGATTAAACCTAATGGTGGAAATATATATTTGGACGATACCAATATTACCAAATACCCAATGTACAAGCGTGCTCAAAACGGAATTGGGTATCTAGCGCAAGAAGCTTCCGTTTTTAGAAAATTAAGCATTGAAGATAATATTTTAAGTGTATTGCAACTTACCAAATTAAGCAAGAAAGAACAGCATGACAAAATGGAATCGCTTATTGAAGAGTTTGGTTTAGGGCATATCCGTAAAAGTAGAGGCGATTTACTTTCTGGTGGGGAACGTAGACGTACAGAAATTGCTCGCGCGCTTGCTACAGATCCAAATTTCATTTTATTAGATGAACCATTTGCAGGTGTAGACCCAGTTGCTGTAGAAGATATTCAACGTATTATAGCCAAGCTGACTAAAAAGAATATTGGTATTCTTATTACAGATCACAACGTACAAGAAACACTTGCTATCACAGACAGAACCTATTTAATGTTTGAAGGTGGTATTCTTAAAGCAGGAAAACCAGAAGAACTTGCAGCAGACGAAATGGTACGTAAAGTATATCTAGGTCAGAATTTTGAATTACGTAGAACGAAGCTAGATTTCTAA